One genomic region from Jilunia laotingensis encodes:
- a CDS encoding DUF4373 domain-containing protein: MARARKQGLDYFPVDTNLMQNRSVRRIMKQEGDGAFTVLLSTLSYIYKEEGYYIHADSLFYIDLSTDFYEKNAEDVARIIRLAVKYELFNASLFEEYSILTSADIQRQYLTSTKRRKTSRIENDYCLLSDEELIHLQAKRGYAISKRITGKTDKENEVKVQNVTIIPQNVTSGTHSIAQNSIAKHSVAKNSKEFPLSVPPKGKVERKEERIYRKRLIDIRYHTYESFYQPPQKVTGMPYNSSG, from the coding sequence ATGGCAAGAGCAAGAAAACAAGGACTGGATTATTTCCCTGTAGATACCAATCTTATGCAAAACCGCAGTGTGCGACGCATCATGAAGCAAGAGGGAGATGGTGCATTTACCGTCTTGCTCAGCACATTGTCATACATTTATAAGGAAGAAGGATATTATATACATGCCGACTCGCTTTTCTATATAGACTTATCAACAGACTTTTACGAAAAGAATGCAGAAGATGTGGCACGCATCATCCGTTTGGCTGTAAAATATGAACTATTCAATGCCTCTCTCTTTGAAGAATATTCCATTCTGACTTCGGCAGACATCCAAAGACAATACCTCACCAGTACCAAGCGACGCAAAACCTCCCGGATAGAAAATGATTACTGCCTGCTATCGGACGAAGAACTAATTCATTTACAAGCAAAAAGAGGTTACGCAATCAGCAAGAGAATAACCGGAAAGACGGATAAAGAAAACGAAGTTAAGGTTCAAAATGTAACAATTATCCCCCAAAATGTTACATCCGGTACACATAGCATAGCACAGAATAGCATAGCAAAGCATAGCGTAGCAAAGAACAGTAAAGAATTCCCCCTTTCAGTTCCCCCCAAGGGGAAGGTGGAAAGGAAGGAGGAAAGAATTTATAGAAAACGACTCATCGATATTCGTTATCATACCTATGAGAGCTTCTACCAACCGCCCCAGAAAGTTACCGGTATGCCCTACAATAGCAGTGGATAG
- the pyrH gene encoding UMP kinase, giving the protein MAKYKRILLKLSGESLMGEKKSGIDEKRLAEYAAQIKEIHEQGVEIGIVIGGGNFFRGLTGAGKGFDRVKGDQMGMLATVMNSLALSSALVAAGEKARVLTAIRMEPIGEFYSKWKAIEYMEAGEIVIMSAGTGNPFFTTDTGSSLRGIEIEADVMLKGTRVDGIYTADPEKDPTATKFSDITYDEVLKRGLKVMDLTATCMCKENNLPIIVFDMDTVGNLKKVIMGEEIGTLVHN; this is encoded by the coding sequence ATGGCAAAATACAAAAGAATCCTGTTAAAGCTCAGTGGTGAGAGCCTGATGGGAGAAAAGAAAAGCGGTATCGACGAAAAGAGGCTGGCTGAATATGCAGCCCAGATCAAAGAGATTCATGAACAAGGAGTGGAAATAGGAATTGTGATCGGTGGTGGCAATTTCTTCCGCGGACTAACCGGAGCCGGTAAAGGATTCGACCGGGTAAAAGGTGACCAGATGGGAATGTTGGCAACTGTCATGAACAGCCTTGCCCTCAGTTCGGCTCTCGTTGCAGCCGGTGAGAAAGCCCGTGTACTGACGGCTATCCGCATGGAACCTATCGGTGAATTCTACAGTAAGTGGAAAGCCATCGAATATATGGAAGCAGGCGAAATCGTGATTATGTCTGCCGGAACCGGTAATCCCTTCTTTACAACCGATACGGGTTCTTCCCTGCGCGGAATCGAAATCGAAGCAGATGTTATGTTGAAAGGCACCCGCGTTGACGGTATCTATACGGCCGATCCGGAAAAAGACCCCACGGCTACGAAGTTCAGTGATATCACATACGATGAAGTGCTGAAACGCGGTTTGAAAGTAATGGACTTGACCGCCACTTGCATGTGCAAGGAAAACAACCTACCGATCATCGTATTCGACATGGATACGGTAGGCAACCTTAAGAAGGTGATAATGGGCGAAGAGATAGGTACTTTGGTACACAATTAA
- a CDS encoding very short patch repair endonuclease, producing MDIWDKNKRSAVMAKIKSKDTKPELIVRRYLYSRGYRYRKNVKGLPGTPDVVLRKYGLVIFVHGCFWHGHEVDSHLPHSNRDFWQKKIMRNKQRDERDRQALKRMGWKVMTIWECQLKPAIRKQTLLEMEYLINHSYLERFQRKAPVLYDRGGYEDIPGMAAEGAVEYKKSTPFGVIEKADE from the coding sequence ATGGATATTTGGGATAAAAATAAGCGTTCGGCCGTTATGGCAAAAATCAAGAGCAAGGATACGAAGCCGGAACTGATTGTCAGGCGGTATTTGTATTCCCGTGGTTATCGTTATCGAAAGAATGTGAAAGGTCTGCCCGGAACCCCCGATGTTGTATTGCGCAAATATGGTCTTGTGATATTTGTACATGGTTGTTTTTGGCATGGGCACGAAGTGGATAGTCATCTTCCTCACTCCAATCGTGATTTCTGGCAGAAGAAAATCATGCGGAACAAACAACGTGACGAACGGGACAGACAAGCTTTGAAACGAATGGGCTGGAAAGTAATGACCATTTGGGAATGCCAGTTGAAACCTGCCATACGCAAGCAGACATTGCTTGAAATGGAATATCTCATCAATCACTCTTATTTGGAGCGTTTCCAGCGGAAAGCTCCCGTACTTTATGATAGGGGAGGGTACGAAGACATCCCCGGCATGGCTGCCGAGGGTGCTGTGGAATATAAGAAATCAACCCCTTTCGGTGTCATTGAAAAGGCGGATGAGTGA
- the frr gene encoding ribosome recycling factor codes for MIDVKTCINDSQEKMDMAILYLEEALAHIRAGKASTRLLDGIRVDSYGSMVPISNVAAVTTPDARSITIKPWDKSMFRVIEKAIIDSDLGIMPENNGEIIRIGIPPLTEERRKQLAKQCKAEGETAKVSVRNARRDGIDALKKAVKDGLAEDEQKNAEAKLQKIHDKYIGQIDTLLAEKDKEIMTV; via the coding sequence ATGATAGACGTAAAGACTTGTATCAACGATTCACAAGAGAAGATGGATATGGCCATCCTATATTTGGAAGAGGCTTTGGCACATATCCGCGCCGGTAAGGCAAGTACGAGACTGCTGGACGGAATCCGCGTAGATTCTTATGGAAGCATGGTACCTATTAGCAATGTAGCTGCTGTCACTACACCGGACGCACGCAGCATCACGATCAAGCCGTGGGACAAGAGTATGTTCCGTGTCATCGAAAAAGCAATTATCGACTCCGACCTGGGCATCATGCCCGAAAACAACGGTGAGATTATCCGTATCGGTATTCCTCCGTTGACCGAGGAACGCCGTAAACAGTTGGCAAAACAATGTAAAGCAGAAGGCGAAACAGCCAAAGTCAGTGTACGTAACGCCCGCCGTGACGGAATCGATGCACTGAAAAAAGCAGTGAAAGACGGACTTGCCGAGGATGAGCAGAAAAATGCAGAAGCGAAACTGCAAAAGATTCATGATAAGTATATCGGACAAATCGACACACTGTTGGCTGAAAAAGATAAAGAAATCATGACCGTTTAA
- the rsgA gene encoding ribosome small subunit-dependent GTPase A, giving the protein MKGLVIKNTGSWYQVRTDDGQLIECKIKGNFRLKGIRSTNPVAVGDRVQIILNQEGTAFINEIEDRKNYIIRRSSNLSKQSHILAANLDQCMLVVTINYPETSTIFIDRFLASAEAYRVPVKLIFNKVDAYDSDELHYLDSLINLYTSIGYPCLKISAKKGEGIDLVKKELEGKITLFSGHSGVGKSTLINAILPEQEVKTAEISTYHNKGMHTTTFSEMFPVEGGGYIIDTPGIKGFGTFDMEEEEVGHYFPEIFKISADCKYNNCTHRHEPGCAVRDAVEKHFISESRYTSYLNMLEDKEEGKYRTAY; this is encoded by the coding sequence ATGAAGGGATTAGTAATAAAGAATACCGGGAGTTGGTATCAGGTAAGAACTGATGACGGGCAACTTATCGAATGTAAGATAAAGGGGAACTTCCGGCTCAAAGGTATCCGGAGTACAAATCCTGTTGCGGTGGGCGACCGTGTCCAGATCATATTGAATCAGGAAGGTACGGCATTCATCAACGAGATTGAAGATAGAAAGAACTACATCATCCGCCGTTCGTCCAACCTCTCCAAGCAATCCCATATTCTTGCCGCCAACCTCGACCAGTGCATGTTGGTAGTGACCATCAACTATCCCGAAACGTCCACTATCTTTATCGACCGTTTTCTGGCATCTGCCGAAGCATATCGCGTGCCGGTAAAACTCATTTTCAACAAAGTAGATGCCTATGATTCCGATGAACTTCATTATCTGGACAGTCTCATCAATCTTTATACCAGTATAGGGTATCCCTGTTTAAAGATCTCCGCGAAGAAAGGGGAAGGTATCGACTTAGTCAAAAAAGAATTGGAAGGGAAAATAACGCTTTTTTCCGGGCACTCCGGTGTTGGAAAATCCACACTCATCAACGCTATTCTTCCGGAACAGGAAGTAAAAACCGCTGAAATATCGACTTACCATAACAAGGGAATGCACACCACCACCTTCTCCGAAATGTTTCCTGTAGAGGGAGGCGGATACATTATCGATACACCGGGAATCAAAGGTTTCGGGACTTTCGATATGGAAGAAGAAGAAGTGGGACATTACTTCCCGGAAATATTTAAGATCTCCGCTGATTGTAAATACAACAACTGTACCCATCGTCACGAACCGGGATGTGCCGTGCGCGATGCCGTGGAAAAACACTTTATCAGCGAATCACGCTACACATCTTACCTGAATATGCTGGAAGATAAAGAAGAAGGAAAATATCGCACAGCCTATTAA
- a CDS encoding efflux RND transporter periplasmic adaptor subunit encodes MDKRIKWGIIILVGAGLIGGGIYSQMPKQNEDLAAADKVSQSQKKGKKILNVNARIIRPQLLTDAIQINGSLLPDEEVDLSFETSGKIIEINFEEGTTVKKGQLLAKVNDRQLQAQLQRLVSQLKLAEDRVFRQDALLKRDAVSKEALEQVRTELATLNADIEIVKANIALTELRAPFDGVIGLRQVSVGAYASPSTIVAKLTKISPLKVEFSVPERYAGQVKKGANLTFKLEGKLDEFDAKVYATESRLSDMHTLTIRALFPNANGAILPGRYASIHLKKDEIQDAIAIPSEAIVPEMGKDKVYLYKSGKAEPVDIATGIRTESEVQVVRGLEVGDTIITSGTLQLRTGLPVTLDNID; translated from the coding sequence ATGGATAAGAGAATCAAATGGGGTATTATTATTCTCGTAGGTGCCGGATTGATCGGAGGAGGCATCTACTCACAAATGCCTAAACAAAATGAGGATTTGGCTGCTGCCGATAAAGTAAGCCAAAGCCAAAAAAAGGGAAAAAAAATATTGAACGTGAATGCACGTATCATCCGTCCGCAATTACTGACGGATGCGATCCAAATCAACGGTAGCTTGTTACCGGATGAGGAGGTAGACCTTTCATTCGAAACTTCCGGCAAAATCATCGAAATAAATTTTGAAGAAGGAACCACCGTCAAGAAGGGACAATTGCTGGCTAAAGTGAACGACCGCCAACTGCAAGCCCAACTGCAGCGCCTCGTTTCCCAGTTGAAGCTGGCAGAAGACCGGGTATTCCGTCAGGATGCCTTACTAAAACGGGATGCGGTCAGCAAGGAGGCACTGGAACAGGTCAGAACGGAACTCGCCACACTCAATGCCGACATAGAAATCGTAAAAGCCAACATAGCACTGACCGAACTCCGCGCACCTTTTGACGGAGTGATCGGCTTGCGTCAGGTCAGCGTGGGAGCATATGCATCTCCCAGTACCATCGTAGCAAAACTGACAAAGATATCTCCTTTGAAGGTGGAATTCTCCGTCCCCGAACGCTATGCGGGACAGGTGAAGAAAGGGGCAAACCTGACTTTCAAGCTGGAGGGAAAACTGGATGAATTCGATGCCAAAGTCTATGCCACTGAATCAAGGCTCAGCGATATGCACACCTTGACCATACGTGCCCTCTTCCCGAACGCCAACGGTGCGATTCTTCCGGGAAGATATGCTTCTATCCACCTCAAGAAAGATGAAATACAGGATGCCATCGCCATACCTTCGGAAGCCATCGTACCGGAAATGGGCAAAGACAAGGTATATCTTTATAAAAGCGGCAAGGCGGAACCGGTGGACATAGCCACGGGAATCCGTACCGAATCGGAAGTGCAGGTAGTAAGAGGATTGGAGGTAGGTGACACTATTATCACTTCGGGAACACTGCAATTACGCACGGGATTACCGGTAACACTCGATAATATAGACTAA